A genomic segment from Candidatus Methylomirabilota bacterium encodes:
- a CDS encoding chloride channel protein: MAEEKEGQTGTPGTLRRTLLDLAYHPRIPEGAYLTIVSILVGLATGVGSVAFIKLLQYTTYFFFETGRGALTLLGEYYVILLPAIGGLVVGPLIYHFAQEAKGHGVPEVMTAITVMGGRIRKRVAFIKILASAITIGSGGSAGREGPMIQIGAGIGSTVGQFLKMSDERIKTLVACGAAAGIAATFNAPIAGAMFALEIFMGQVTLDFSLVVLSSVASVIVSRAALGDFPSFTVPAYQLLSAKEMPLFLLLGVLAGLAAVAFVRMLYWFEDRFDSWHFPAYLMPAVGGLLVGVMGVFLPQIFGTGFPAIEDALNGRTSLALLAILIFAKMLATPLTLGSGGSGGVFAPALFVGAMLGGAYGHMVHGLFPSFTAGAGAYALVGMGAVFGGAAQAPITAIIIIFEMTGDYRIILPIMTSTVISVLIYNVLNKETIYTQKLVKRGLRFRAGRDVDIMAATPVRDAMTHRLLWIPEEMTVEGFLERSAEEQHEWFPVLNQSGELTGVVTAQDVQKALGLGNGDLQAKMGDLSTKDLVTVTPYNSLHDVLVRFHVRDLGHLPVVDPDNPRKLLGIISRAHIVRAYNRALIDKHLL; encoded by the coding sequence ATGGCTGAGGAGAAGGAGGGGCAAACAGGAACGCCTGGTACTCTCCGGCGCACGCTTCTCGATCTCGCCTACCATCCCCGCATCCCGGAAGGGGCCTATCTCACCATCGTCTCTATCCTCGTGGGGCTCGCGACCGGTGTTGGGTCCGTGGCCTTCATTAAACTCCTCCAATATACCACCTACTTTTTCTTCGAGACTGGCCGCGGGGCACTCACCCTCTTGGGGGAGTATTACGTCATCCTCCTCCCGGCGATCGGAGGCCTGGTCGTCGGGCCCTTGATCTATCACTTCGCCCAAGAGGCTAAAGGCCATGGGGTCCCTGAGGTCATGACAGCGATCACGGTCATGGGGGGACGGATTCGGAAGCGGGTGGCCTTCATCAAGATCCTGGCCTCCGCCATCACCATCGGCTCGGGCGGCTCTGCGGGTCGAGAGGGACCCATGATCCAGATTGGGGCCGGGATCGGCTCCACCGTGGGACAATTCCTCAAGATGTCCGATGAGCGGATCAAGACGCTCGTGGCGTGCGGGGCTGCCGCGGGGATCGCCGCCACCTTCAACGCCCCTATCGCGGGTGCGATGTTCGCCCTCGAGATCTTCATGGGGCAGGTCACTCTCGACTTCAGTCTGGTTGTCCTTTCCTCCGTGGCCTCGGTCATCGTGTCCCGCGCCGCGCTGGGCGATTTTCCTTCCTTCACCGTTCCAGCATACCAGCTGCTGAGCGCCAAGGAGATGCCCCTTTTTCTGTTGCTCGGAGTCCTCGCCGGCCTGGCGGCGGTGGCCTTCGTGCGCATGCTCTACTGGTTTGAGGACCGCTTCGACAGCTGGCATTTTCCCGCCTACTTGATGCCCGCCGTGGGCGGTCTCCTCGTGGGAGTGATGGGGGTGTTCCTTCCTCAGATTTTCGGGACCGGTTTCCCGGCGATTGAGGATGCCCTGAACGGGAGAACGTCCCTCGCCCTCCTGGCGATCCTCATCTTCGCCAAGATGCTGGCCACCCCGCTGACCCTCGGCTCGGGAGGATCTGGGGGGGTCTTTGCTCCGGCCCTGTTTGTGGGGGCCATGCTGGGCGGGGCCTACGGCCACATGGTCCATGGCCTCTTTCCTAGCTTCACTGCGGGTGCGGGGGCCTATGCCCTTGTCGGGATGGGGGCGGTCTTCGGTGGGGCGGCCCAGGCGCCCATCACCGCCATCATCATCATCTTTGAGATGACTGGCGACTACCGTATCATCCTGCCGATCATGACCAGCACGGTGATCAGTGTCCTCATCTATAACGTGCTGAACAAGGAGACCATCTACACCCAGAAGCTCGTGAAGCGGGGTCTCAGATTCCGGGCCGGGCGGGACGTGGACATCATGGCTGCGACCCCGGTTCGCGATGCCATGACTCATCGACTCCTCTGGATCCCTGAGGAGATGACCGTCGAGGGGTTCCTCGAGAGGTCCGCCGAGGAGCAGCATGAGTGGTTCCCCGTGTTGAACCAGTCGGGGGAACTCACGGGGGTCGTGACCGCCCAGGACGTGCAGAAGGCCCTGGGCCTGGGCAATGGAGATTTGCAAGCCAAGATGGGGGACTTGTCCACCAAGGATCTGGTCACGGTCACTCCGTACAACAGCCTCCATGATGTCCTTGTCCGGTTCCACGTGCGGGACCTGGGGCACTTGCCGGTGGTGGATCCGGATAACCCGAGGAAGTTGCTGGGAATTATCTCGCGTGCCCACATCGTCCGAGCTTACAATCGCGCCTTGATTGACAAACATTTGCTCTAG
- a CDS encoding UvrD-helicase domain-containing protein, with amino-acid sequence MPVDPAAILADLNPPQREAVLHTEGPLLILAGAGSGKTRVITHRIAYLIGELNIRPWNVLAVTFTNKAAEEMRERVANLLGAEGLNVWVGTFHATCVKILRKSAQHLGLRSSFVIYDEGDQLALLRTCLRELDLSERVIHPRVVQSRISRAKNDLLTPAEYAAQAADYMEERVARIYYRYQAALQRNGALDFDDLLSETVRLFLERPMILTSYQDLWIYIMVDEYQDTNHAQYRLIRLLAERHQNLAVVGDDDQSIYRWRGADLGNILDFERDYPLCKVIRLEQNYRSTKSILEAASSVIAWNRGRKEKRLWTDNDAGEPIGFCHARDEEHEAAFIVETIRHLAVQEGYSFDDFAVFYRVNAQSRVLEDALKRAVVPYVIVGGLRFYERKEIRDLLAYLRLIANPADSVGFLRAVNVPPRGVGRTTLDRLTQFAMASGLSLWEACAEIEKHGLLPTRQLKALQDFRSLIERFVMRLPETSVPDLVSTLLHETGYVAELEKEGTPDALSRIENLRELISAAQDFTQRSEDTSLHAFLDMVSLLTDVDEGLKDTGGKVTLMTLHMAKGLEFPVVFIAGMEEGLFPHGRAYTDPEELEEERRLCYVGMTRAKRRLFLTTAVQRRLYGAESFNLPSRFLEEIKPHLLHRIEALTLSSASTLEGSHQPSPRYEVEEDQIPFVDFYQPGVWVRHPEWGVGRIRERIGHGEEMKVVVTFSGIGTKKLKVKYAQLSRA; translated from the coding sequence GTGCCCGTAGACCCTGCAGCCATCCTGGCCGATTTGAATCCGCCGCAGCGGGAGGCGGTCCTCCACACCGAGGGCCCCCTCCTTATCCTCGCCGGGGCCGGATCAGGGAAGACGCGTGTCATTACCCACCGCATTGCCTACCTCATAGGCGAGCTCAACATTCGGCCCTGGAATGTCCTCGCCGTGACGTTCACCAACAAGGCGGCCGAGGAGATGCGGGAGCGGGTGGCCAATCTTCTGGGGGCAGAGGGGCTGAACGTCTGGGTGGGAACATTTCACGCCACCTGCGTCAAGATCCTGAGGAAAAGCGCCCAGCACCTGGGCCTCCGTTCCTCTTTTGTCATCTACGATGAGGGCGATCAGCTGGCTCTCCTGAGGACGTGCCTCCGGGAGTTAGACCTGAGCGAGCGGGTGATACATCCGAGGGTGGTCCAGTCCAGGATCAGTCGCGCCAAGAATGATCTCCTTACCCCGGCCGAGTATGCGGCTCAGGCTGCCGATTACATGGAAGAACGTGTTGCTCGGATCTATTACCGATACCAAGCTGCGCTTCAACGAAACGGGGCGCTCGACTTTGACGACCTCCTGAGTGAGACCGTACGGCTCTTCCTCGAGCGGCCGATGATCCTAACCTCCTACCAAGACCTCTGGATCTATATCATGGTGGATGAGTATCAGGACACCAATCACGCCCAGTACCGGTTAATCCGGCTACTCGCCGAACGACACCAAAACCTGGCAGTGGTAGGGGATGACGATCAGTCGATCTATCGGTGGCGGGGAGCGGATCTCGGAAACATCTTGGATTTTGAGCGGGACTATCCGCTCTGCAAGGTGATCCGGCTCGAGCAAAACTATCGCTCGACCAAGTCTATCTTAGAGGCAGCTTCCTCCGTCATCGCCTGGAACCGTGGTCGCAAGGAAAAAAGGTTGTGGACCGATAATGACGCGGGGGAGCCGATTGGCTTCTGTCACGCGAGGGATGAGGAGCATGAAGCGGCCTTCATCGTAGAGACCATTCGGCATCTCGCGGTGCAGGAGGGATACAGCTTTGACGACTTCGCCGTCTTCTATCGGGTAAACGCCCAGTCCCGAGTTCTGGAGGATGCCTTGAAGCGGGCCGTCGTGCCTTACGTCATTGTGGGGGGTCTGAGGTTCTACGAGCGCAAGGAGATTCGAGACCTCTTGGCCTATCTAAGACTGATAGCTAACCCTGCCGACTCGGTCGGTTTTCTCCGAGCGGTGAACGTTCCGCCGAGAGGGGTTGGCCGGACAACCTTAGACCGGCTCACTCAATTTGCCATGGCCAGTGGGCTCTCCCTGTGGGAGGCATGTGCTGAGATCGAAAAACACGGACTGTTGCCCACACGACAGCTCAAGGCCCTGCAAGATTTTCGGTCTCTCATCGAGCGGTTCGTAATGCGGCTCCCTGAGACCTCGGTTCCCGACTTGGTCTCGACCCTCCTGCACGAGACTGGCTACGTGGCGGAACTGGAAAAGGAGGGAACCCCAGACGCCTTGAGCCGGATCGAGAACCTACGGGAGCTCATCTCGGCTGCTCAAGATTTCACGCAACGGAGTGAAGACACCTCGCTGCACGCGTTCCTGGATATGGTCAGTCTTCTCACCGATGTGGATGAGGGGTTGAAGGATACCGGGGGCAAGGTGACCCTGATGACCCTGCACATGGCCAAGGGGTTAGAGTTTCCAGTGGTCTTCATCGCGGGAATGGAGGAGGGGCTCTTCCCCCACGGTCGGGCCTACACCGATCCCGAAGAGCTCGAGGAGGAGCGGCGGCTCTGCTACGTGGGGATGACCCGAGCCAAGAGGCGCCTGTTCCTCACCACGGCCGTACAGCGGCGGCTTTACGGCGCAGAGAGCTTCAATCTCCCCTCCCGGTTTTTGGAAGAGATTAAACCGCACCTCCTTCACAGGATCGAGGCCTTGACACTGTCCTCTGCGTCTACACTCGAAGGCTCTCATCAGCCATCCCCGCGTTATGAGGTAGAGGAGGACCAGATCCCCTTTGTGGACTTCTACCAGCCCGGGGTCTGGGTGCGGCATCCGGAATGGGGCGTGGGCAGGATCCGGGAGCGGATTGGGCATGGAGAAGAGATGAAGGTGGTGGTTACTTTTTCTGGGATTGGAACCAAAAAACTCAAGGTGAAATACGCCCAGCTCTCGCGGGCCTGA